In Nissabacter sp. SGAir0207, the genomic stretch ATCAATCATCTTAGAAATAAATTAAGTTCAATTAAAATACTGGTTAATAAACTGACACCTGAACATTTTAAAATTTATGAAGTCATTCCTGGAGTACCTAACGCAACAGCTTGTGTCACGACTTGGGATGGAGCATGTTATCGCAAGGGTAAACCGTTTATCATCAAATTTTCATACACGGAAGCAAAGTTTACTCATGTGGTTGGTATAGGTGCAGCCATTATTCATGAGGCAAGTCATCTTGCTGTTAATACTGAGGATCATGCATATCCTACACACCTTATGTCATATCAGGATGTGAAACATAACCAACTAGCCCCGCTTCACGAACTTGCTCGGCAAAATCCTGAAAAGGCTTTGGATAATGCAGAATCATTATCGACATTAACTTTGCTCCTTCACGCTTCATCGCATAGTAGTGTAAATTATATTAATTTTTTTGAAAAGTATGTGGAAACTAAAAAAAATGGGGCACCAGAGACACAGTTTGATATATTGCCTAATTATAAAGGAGAAGAACCGCAACGCCAGCCACGGCCACAGCCACAAGCTTCAGGCTCTGGGATTGTAGGAAAGAATGGGCGGGTATACATCTGAAATTTATAAACGGCTTTGTATTCTATAACATATAGCGTCAATGCATAACGATGGCGGCCCAGAGAGGCCGCCATAACTGAAAAAAGTTAACTAAATGCCAGGGATGTCCATAACAGAGGGCAGGGCGTCTGGCGGCATCATAAAATACTTCTCTCAAAGGGAAGATGTCTCTATTTATGACTCGATAAAATGGGGTGAGTTTTTTTCGCGGAGTTTCAACTGGCAAGATGAAATCTTCGGCTTTGTTAAAAAATGTAAGCCGAAGATTTCGTAACAATGTCTACATTATGACTTGTGACATTCATGTGGAACTTAATATTCAAAGCGGATAGTCCCGCCACGGGAGTTGAAAGTGTGCTCCATCTTTGAATGTTTTCCAATCTCCTCCCCACTCTATAGGAAGTTTGGTAATGACAGACGCTTTTTTGAATGCATCAGCAATCATCTCATAATAGGCAAAGTCCCAGCTACCTGAAGCGTCAGGATAGGCGAAAACATCAATAGCGTGACCAGAGAGGTGGCGGCTATTAAGCGTTTGTGACTTTCCCTGTTTGACGAGCAACTTTTGTTGTTCAATTGTCCGTAATCCTTCTGTAATGCAAAAGTCAACCGTGCTCAATTTCAGTGCCTGATGAGCAAGGGTGCCAAGATCGTTATGCACACCTACCAGATTATTCTTGCTGCGTTCGCTAAATATAAAATCACTCATCTCGATTACCCCTTTTAATAAAAAAATCTAAAAGTGACATTTTCTTGGCTGGTTTTATACATAAAAACATTAACAGTCGAACGGAAGCAACGGACGAGATCGTAGCACCAATCGATAAAGGGATTGCTGCCTCTACCACAAAAATGTTTACAATCCAATGGCTTACTATTGTTGTGGTAAATTCCGCTGATAAAATCCCAATGAAGAATGATGCTATAAAAAGTATTGTTCTTATATATATATTGAAATCATCAGCAGAGGTTACGAATATCATGCTACCCACGACTGCACCCAATATAACATCGGGTTCAGAAGAAGATACGGAACCCAATAATGTATTTAGTATTAATATAACGTCCTCCATATTTTCTTCAGTGCACTGATATCTCAAATGCTGATGTTAACACACCAGACATTTCCCACGTCAGGTATATTAAATGAGAGAAAGAGTGATCGTTAACTAAAAAATAGAAATAAATAGATTAAAAAATGACAAGATACAGATCGGTTTTTTTGTTTCAATGCTATTGTAAATTGACAATGTTTTAAATGTATACTTTTATGTGTTAATTAACAAGGTGCATGTCAAGTGAATATGTTAATATCAAAACAGATGAAGTATTTTATTACGACAGTTCAAGAGAGAAGTTTTACGCGAGCCGCGGAAAAGCTTTATATTACCCGTTCTCCTCTAACAAAAATAATCAGTGAAATGGAAGAGATATTGGGTCAGAAATTATTTCTGCGCAAATATAACGATCTGGAACCAACGCCATTTGCGCTTGAGTTGTTTTCAAAGATTCATTCCACTTACAATTATCTACTGGGTGTCGAAGAGTTTATCTTTAATAATCAAAATATCCCGGAAAAATTCAAGTTTGATTACAGTATTCCACAGTATATTTTTGAGCATATCTCTGCTGCAGTCAGCTTTGAGTTTCCCGGCGCCTTATGTATCAGAGAGCATCTTGCAACTCAACAATCTGAGATTGTTAATAACTTGCAAAATGATATCATCATTTCACACCGTCAGTTCAAAATATTCCCCTCTATTCAAGAAGAAAAGTGGCAGCATGATGGTTTTGTATTTGTTCGGAACAACAGTATGACGACGAAAGGACAACCCTCTCATCTGTTAATTTACAAAGATAAGTTCACCCATATGATAAAATCGAGTTTTTTATATTATTTCCAAAATGAATATGCCGTCACTGATTTAGTGGAGCATGACTTTGATATCACAAAACTTCTCTACTATATTAAAACAGGAAGATATCATTCAGTGATGTCTTTAAAAATGGCTTCCGCTTACCGAGGCATGGGGATTCGTTATGAACC encodes the following:
- a CDS encoding M15 family metallopeptidase, giving the protein MSDFIFSERSKNNLVGVHNDLGTLAHQALKLSTVDFCITEGLRTIEQQKLLVKQGKSQTLNSRHLSGHAIDVFAYPDASGSWDFAYYEMIADAFKKASVITKLPIEWGGDWKTFKDGAHFQLPWRDYPL
- a CDS encoding putative holin encodes the protein MEDVILILNTLLGSVSSSEPDVILGAVVGSMIFVTSADDFNIYIRTILFIASFFIGILSAEFTTTIVSHWIVNIFVVEAAIPLSIGATISSVASVRLLMFLCIKPAKKMSLLDFFIKRGNRDE
- a CDS encoding LysR family transcriptional regulator; its protein translation is MLISKQMKYFITTVQERSFTRAAEKLYITRSPLTKIISEMEEILGQKLFLRKYNDLEPTPFALELFSKIHSTYNYLLGVEEFIFNNQNIPEKFKFDYSIPQYIFEHISAAVSFEFPGALCIREHLATQQSEIVNNLQNDIIISHRQFKIFPSIQEEKWQHDGFVFVRNNSMTTKGQPSHLLIYKDKFTHMIKSSFLYYFQNEYAVTDLVEHDFDITKLLYYIKTGRYHSVMSLKMASAYRGMGIRYEPAVNIPRNVYIYFQKDGPSRQKIEMLKYIINMYL